The region TGAAAAATTTGCTCCAGCAATGCATGTTGATACCGATGAAGGTAATGCTGCTGGTATTAAAGGAACAGTTTTCGGTACCATTATTAAATAATGCCAAACTTATTAGCTCATCGACTTTTTATTGATAATATCATTCAATGTAATAGTCTTGAAGAAAAAGAAATCATTGCTTTAAGATTAGGAACTCAAGGCCCAGATCCGATGTTTTATCATGGGATAATTCCATGGCGTTCATGGCATTTCATCATTGCTTTAAAGAAAATCGGAAATAAATTACATAAAGAAAATGGAAGAAGATTCTTTTTAGAGCTAAAAAATGAATGTGAAAAAATAAAAAATCCAGAAGAAAAGAAAATATTTGCGGCTTTTTGCTTTGGACAAATATCACATCTTTTGTTGGATAGAAGTGCTCATCCTTTTATTTATTATTTTTCTGGATTTGATGATGATGGAAGAATCACAGGAAGATTTCATTATGAGCATGCAAATTATGAAAGTGAAATCGATTGTATTTTAGCAACAAAAAATGCTGCGATTGATTTTCGTGAAAAAACTTTTGAATGTTTGCCATATGATAAAAGTGTTTACAAAATTATTGATAAAAATTTAGTACCAGTTCTTAATAAAATGTATGGAGTAAAGCTTTATAAAAAGTATTATTCAAATTCAATATGTAATTTTAGATCAATGCAAAAAATGACAACAAATAAATTACTTAGAATTCTTGGAAAAGATAATATGTTTAAGGCTTTATATACTCCTAATCATGTTGAAAAAGATGTTATGAATGAAAAAAAAGCAATATGGAAAAATCCTGTTACTGGAAATGAATCTAAAGAAACATTTTATGATTTATTTGATAAAGCTCAAGATATAGCTATTAAAGCATTTGAAATGTTTAAACAAAAAGGTATTACTGATGAACTGATCAACTTTGTTTGCAATGATATGGATTATCGTGGTGTAGAAGTTGATTCGAAATTAAAGTATTGTTATTTTCGCAATAATTAAGACTATTGATAATTAAGACATTATTGATAGTCTTTTTTACTAAAATACTGTATCTTTTTTTATTATTTTAGTAAAATCTTATATTTTTAAAAAATACTATCTTTTTAAAAATAGCCATGTTACAATAAATTCAGAGGTGATCGTATGAATCCTTGGCATGATATTGATCCGAAAAGAATTACACCTGATCGTTTTTTTGCAGTGATTGAAATTTCATCAGGAAGCAAAAATAAGTACGAACTTGATAAAGAAACAGGTCTATTAAAACTTGATAGAATTCTTTTTACTTCTACTCATTATCCGGCAAATTATGGATTTATTCCTTTGACTTATGCTGATGACGACGACCCACTTGATGTTTTAGTTTTATGCACTGAAAAAATTATTCCAATGACTCTAGTAGAATGTGTTCCAATAGGTGTTATTCGAATGATGGATCAAGGTTCAAGTGATGCTAAAATTATTGCTGTTTGTGCCCATGATCCTTTTTATAGTAACTATAAAGACATTAAAGAATTGCCGAATCATGTATTTGAAGAAATCAAACATTTTTTCCAAGTTTATAAAACACTGGAAGGAAAAGACACTATTGTTTCTTCTATTGAACCAAAGGAACAAGCTATTAAAGAAATTGCCTATACGATTGAAAGATATAATCAAAAATTTAAAAAGTAAAGGAGATTAAATATGAGATTATTTATCGACACAGCTAATTTGGATGAAATTAAAGAAGCTGCTTCATGGGGAGTAGTTAGTGGAGTTACTACTAATCCTTCATTAATTGCTAAAGAAGGAAGAGATTTAAAAGAAGTTATCACAGAAATTACTTCACTTGTTGATGGACCTATTTCTGCTGAAGTCAATGAAGGTAAAGCTGAAGACATGATAGCTCAAGCTTTAGAATTAGCTAAAATTCATAAAAATATAGTAATTAAATTACCGATGACTATGGAAGGAATTAAAGCTTGCAAAGCATTGACAGATGAAGGAATTAAAACAAATGTTACTTTAATTTTCTCAGTTCATCAAGCTTTGATTGCTTGCGAAGCTGGAGCAACATATATTTCTCCATTTATGGGTAGAATGGATGATATTGGTTTAGATTCTACTAAACTCATAGAAGATATCTCTCAACTTATTTTGAATTATCGCTATGATACTCAAATTATTGCAGCTAGTATTCGCAATGTTTCACATATTGAAACCGCTGCATTAGCTGGAGCTGATATTGCAACAATTCCTTTTAAAGTTATGGCAAAAATGGTTGAACATCCATTAACTACTGCTGGACTTAAAATTTTTGCTGACGCTTCTAAAAAATAAAGAATAAAAGACATATAATAAGGATGATAATCTTTGTTATAATGCTTTTATATGAAATTTAAATTAAAAGAAAGAATGGCACAAAATAGACAAATAGCTTATACCGCAATTGGTGTTAGCTTATCTATTTTGCTTCTTTCTTTTTCTTATGTTCTTCCATTTTCTTCTATTATTATGATGATTTTTGTACCAATTCTTTCCTGTTTAATAGTTTTTAATACGAATTGGAAATATCAATTGATGTATTTAGGAATCATAAGTTTAGTTTGTTTTATTGATATACAAGAAGGTTTTTTTTATCTTTTACCAAATACAATAATTGGATTATTTTATGGAAATTTAATTAAAAAGAAAATTTCAATCGATATGCTTTTTTTGCTGACTGTTGTTTTATCAACTTTTTTGAATAGTATTTCTTATTTTCCAATAAAATTATTTTTTAAAGTGGATATGATAGATGTATATCGCTTAATTTTTAAAATGGATAGAA is a window of Firmicutes bacterium CAG:345 DNA encoding:
- a CDS encoding transaldolase (product inferred by homology to UniProt), whose translation is MRLFIDTANLDEIKEAASWGVVSGVTTNPSLIAKEGRDLKEVITEITSLVDGPISAEVNEGKAEDMIAQALELAKIHKNIVIKLPMTMEGIKACKALTDEGIKTNVTLIFSVHQALIACEAGATYISPFMGRMDDIGLDSTKLIEDISQLILNYRYDTQIIAASIRNVSHIETAALAGADIATIPFKVMAKMVEHPLTTAGLKIFADASKK
- a CDS encoding putative uncharacterized protein (product inferred by homology to UniProt) codes for the protein MPNLLAHRLFIDNIIQCNSLEEKEIIALRLGTQGPDPMFYHGIIPWRSWHFIIALKKIGNKLHKENGRRFFLELKNECEKIKNPEEKKIFAAFCFGQISHLLLDRSAHPFIYYFSGFDDDGRITGRFHYEHANYESEIDCILATKNAAIDFREKTFECLPYDKSVYKIIDKNLVPVLNKMYGVKLYKKYYSNSICNFRSMQKMTTNKLLRILGKDNMFKALYTPNHVEKDVMNEKKAIWKNPVTGNESKETFYDLFDKAQDIAIKAFEMFKQKGITDELINFVCNDMDYRGVEVDSKLKYCYFRNN
- a CDS encoding inorganic pyrophosphatase (product inferred by homology to UniProt), which gives rise to MNPWHDIDPKRITPDRFFAVIEISSGSKNKYELDKETGLLKLDRILFTSTHYPANYGFIPLTYADDDDPLDVLVLCTEKIIPMTLVECVPIGVIRMMDQGSSDAKIIAVCAHDPFYSNYKDIKELPNHVFEEIKHFFQVYKTLEGKDTIVSSIEPKEQAIKEIAYTIERYNQKFKK